One genomic segment of Amycolatopsis sp. Hca4 includes these proteins:
- a CDS encoding ABC transporter ATP-binding protein — MKRLPTADRRDVRRWTLTTARTHKREFGLLLGSLAVATLIGLAGPQLLGSLVDDVAAGTTTAHVDVLAAAFVGILLLQAVARKIARMRGAVFGELVLAETREEFVGTALQLPLGTVEAAGTGDLLSRATTDLGRIDHAARFAAPEILVAAVTVVFTIVAMVVTSPLLSLGLLVALPLLVPVNVWYQRRIPSIMQWMLDRWADLTTSVHETAEGARTTEALGLTERRIGAAYDALDQSIYGERRMRELQLRWLPSLEISYVLPLAVMLLLGLLAYAQGWAGLGEITTVLLYVQGMAAPLNEALFWLEDLQVAAAAARRILGVRSVAVEDGEKVAEVPRGRDIDVHGVRFSYTADREVLHGIDLRVPRGERLAIVGPSGAGKSTLGRLLAGIAAPSSGSVRIGGQDVSSLADDVLRGEVLLLTQEHHVFSGTLRQNLALPARRAGGDWTDEELTAALASAGASDWVATLPSGLDTKLGPGEHPVPAAIAQQLALARVVLADPHTLVLDEATSLLDTGSARDLERSLNSVLEGRTVIAIAHRLHTAAAADRVAVVEGGRITELGPHEELLSAGGSYARLVAAAS; from the coding sequence GTGAAACGGCTTCCCACGGCGGACCGGCGGGACGTCCGGCGCTGGACCCTGACGACGGCGCGGACCCACAAGCGCGAGTTCGGCCTCTTGCTGGGCTCGCTGGCGGTGGCCACGCTGATCGGACTGGCCGGGCCGCAGCTGCTCGGCTCGCTCGTCGACGACGTCGCGGCCGGCACCACGACCGCGCACGTCGACGTGCTGGCGGCGGCGTTCGTCGGCATCCTGCTGCTGCAGGCGGTCGCGCGGAAGATCGCGCGGATGCGCGGCGCGGTGTTCGGCGAGCTCGTGCTGGCCGAGACGCGCGAGGAGTTCGTCGGGACGGCGCTGCAGCTGCCGCTCGGCACGGTCGAGGCGGCGGGCACCGGCGACCTGCTCAGCCGGGCCACCACCGACCTCGGCCGGATCGACCACGCGGCGCGGTTCGCGGCGCCGGAGATCCTGGTCGCGGCGGTGACCGTGGTGTTCACGATCGTGGCGATGGTGGTGACGTCGCCGCTGCTGTCGCTGGGCCTGCTGGTCGCGCTGCCGCTGCTGGTGCCGGTGAACGTCTGGTACCAGCGGCGGATCCCGTCGATCATGCAGTGGATGCTCGACCGCTGGGCCGACCTGACCACGAGCGTCCACGAGACCGCGGAGGGCGCGCGCACGACCGAGGCGCTCGGGCTGACCGAGCGGCGGATCGGCGCCGCGTACGACGCGCTGGACCAGAGCATCTACGGCGAACGCCGGATGCGGGAGCTGCAGCTGCGGTGGCTGCCGTCGCTGGAGATCAGCTACGTGCTGCCGCTGGCGGTGATGCTGCTGCTCGGCCTGCTCGCGTACGCGCAGGGCTGGGCCGGGCTCGGCGAGATCACCACCGTGCTGCTGTACGTGCAGGGGATGGCGGCGCCGCTGAACGAGGCGCTGTTCTGGCTGGAGGACCTGCAGGTGGCGGCGGCCGCGGCGCGCCGGATCCTCGGGGTCCGCTCGGTCGCGGTCGAGGACGGCGAGAAGGTGGCGGAGGTGCCGCGCGGGCGTGACATCGACGTCCACGGCGTCCGGTTCAGCTACACGGCCGACCGCGAGGTGCTGCACGGCATCGACCTGCGGGTCCCGCGCGGCGAGCGGCTGGCGATCGTCGGGCCGTCGGGCGCGGGCAAGTCGACGCTCGGCCGGCTGCTGGCGGGCATCGCGGCGCCGTCGTCGGGTTCGGTGCGCATCGGCGGCCAGGACGTCTCGTCGCTGGCCGACGACGTGCTGCGCGGCGAGGTGCTGCTGCTGACCCAGGAGCACCACGTGTTCTCCGGGACGCTCCGCCAGAACCTGGCCCTGCCGGCCCGCCGCGCGGGCGGCGACTGGACGGACGAGGAGCTGACGGCGGCCCTCGCGTCGGCGGGCGCGTCGGACTGGGTGGCGACCCTGCCGTCCGGGCTGGACACGAAGCTGGGGCCGGGCGAGCACCCGGTGCCGGCGGCGATCGCGCAGCAGCTGGCGCTGGCCCGGGTGGTGCTGGCGGACCCGCACACGCTGGTGCTGGACGAGGCGACGTCGCTGCTGGACACGGGCTCGGCCCGCGACCTGGAGCGATCGCTGAACAGCGTGCTGGAGGGCCGGACGGTGATCGCCATCGCCCACCGCCTGCACACGGCCGCGGCAGCGGACCGGGTCGCGGTGGTCGAGGGCGGCCGCATCACGGAGCTGGGCCCGCACGAGGAGCTGCTGTCGGCGGGCGGTTCGTACGCCCGCCTGGTGGCGGCGGCGAGCTAA
- a CDS encoding ABC transporter ATP-binding protein: protein MLSATYPFPPLRLPSRPTASRFLLAVFRARLGTVLGAAAIGVVWALPGALLPLVVGQGIGAIGAHDGAAVVRWALVAAGLGLVQTVFGTWLHFLNYGLWLHGAGSTQRLVSAHTTRVGAGLREQTTTGNLVAISTTDINHIGNTVEMTGRAFGSLLAFVVVAVWLISTSPLLGVVALVGVPVAVLGIGPLLAPLQKRKAKQREKRGDVNALGADIVSGLRILRGIGGERRFFARFRETSQRVRLAGVEVGKAEAWLAAAEIALPGLVTVVITWLGARLAVAGSIDVGQLVAFYGVSAFLIWPVNAATEAVGSITSGLVASRKVVALLAIRPKLADPETPVPLPGGPLELVDTESGVRVAPGRLTVVDFGAAGEAVADRLARFADPADGEEVLVGGVRADHVALAELRRRIVYAHNQDIWFSGVLREQLTPARPGGVSIAEALSAADAEDIVEALPDGVDEVIGERGREVSGGQRQRLNLARALATDADVLVLDEPTSAVDAHTEARITERVAELRRGKTTVVFSQSPLWTHVADEVFTAKGVTV from the coding sequence GTGCTTTCCGCCACGTATCCCTTTCCGCCGCTGCGGCTGCCCTCGCGGCCGACCGCGAGCCGGTTCCTGCTCGCCGTGTTCCGGGCTCGGCTCGGCACGGTGCTCGGTGCCGCCGCGATCGGTGTCGTCTGGGCGCTGCCCGGTGCGCTGCTGCCGCTGGTCGTCGGCCAGGGCATCGGCGCCATCGGCGCGCACGACGGTGCCGCCGTCGTGCGGTGGGCACTGGTCGCGGCCGGGCTGGGGCTCGTGCAAACCGTCTTCGGGACCTGGCTGCACTTCCTCAACTACGGCCTGTGGCTGCACGGCGCGGGCTCGACCCAGCGGCTCGTCTCGGCCCACACCACCCGCGTCGGCGCCGGCCTGCGCGAGCAGACCACCACCGGCAACCTCGTCGCGATCTCCACGACCGACATCAACCACATCGGCAACACCGTCGAGATGACCGGCCGCGCGTTCGGCTCGCTGCTGGCGTTCGTCGTGGTGGCCGTGTGGCTGATCTCGACGTCGCCGCTGCTCGGCGTGGTCGCGCTGGTCGGCGTGCCGGTCGCGGTGCTCGGCATCGGGCCGCTGCTCGCCCCGCTGCAGAAGCGCAAGGCCAAGCAGCGCGAGAAGCGCGGCGACGTCAACGCGCTCGGCGCCGACATCGTGTCCGGCCTGCGGATCCTGCGCGGCATCGGCGGCGAGCGGCGGTTCTTCGCCCGCTTCCGCGAAACGAGCCAGCGGGTGCGGCTGGCCGGCGTCGAGGTCGGCAAGGCCGAGGCGTGGCTGGCCGCGGCGGAGATCGCGCTGCCCGGCCTGGTCACCGTGGTGATCACCTGGCTCGGCGCGCGGCTGGCCGTGGCCGGCTCGATCGACGTCGGGCAGCTGGTGGCCTTCTACGGCGTTTCGGCCTTCCTGATCTGGCCGGTGAACGCGGCGACGGAGGCCGTCGGGTCGATCACGTCCGGACTGGTCGCGTCGCGGAAGGTGGTGGCACTGCTGGCGATCCGCCCGAAGCTGGCGGATCCGGAGACGCCGGTGCCGCTGCCCGGCGGCCCGCTGGAGCTGGTCGACACCGAGTCCGGCGTGCGCGTCGCGCCCGGCCGCCTGACGGTCGTCGACTTCGGGGCGGCCGGCGAGGCGGTGGCCGACCGGCTGGCGCGGTTCGCCGATCCGGCCGATGGCGAAGAGGTGCTGGTCGGCGGCGTCCGGGCGGACCACGTCGCGCTCGCGGAGCTGCGGCGGCGGATCGTCTACGCGCACAACCAGGACATCTGGTTCTCGGGTGTGCTGCGCGAGCAGCTCACGCCGGCGCGGCCGGGCGGCGTCAGCATCGCCGAAGCGCTGTCCGCGGCCGACGCCGAAGACATCGTCGAGGCGCTGCCCGACGGCGTCGACGAGGTGATCGGCGAGCGCGGCCGCGAGGTGTCCGGCGGCCAGCGGCAGCGGCTGAACCTGGCCCGCGCGCTGGCGACCGACGCCGACGTCCTGGTGCTCGACGAGCCGACGTCGGCGGTGGACGCGCACACGGAGGCCCGCATCACCGAGCGCGTCGCCGAACTGCGGCGCGGCAAGACGACGGTGGTGTTCAGCCAGAGTCCTTTGTGGACGCATGTAGCGGACGAGGTTTTCACGGCGAAGGGGGTGACAGTGTGA
- the purL gene encoding phosphoribosylformylglycinamidine synthase subunit PurL, protein MTSTVDTTERAGATPDHSQPYRELGLADDEYARIREILGRRPTDAELAMYSVMWSEHCSYKSSKKHLRYFGETATDEMKAKMLAGIGENAGVVDIGEGWAVTFKVESHNHPSYVEPYQGAATGVGGIVRDIMAMGARPLAVADALRFGPADAPDTKRVLPGVVAGVGGYGNCLGLPNIGGELVFDPSYSGNPLVNALCVGAMRVEDLHLAFASGTGNKIILFGARTGLDGIGGVSVLASDTFSGDESASGRKKLPSVQVGDPFTEKVLIECCLELFAQKLVVGIQDLGGAGLSCATSELAAAGDGGMHIYLDRVPLRATGMTPAEVLSSESQERMCAVVSPENVEAFMAVCRKWDVIATDIGEVTDGEHLVITWHDEVVVDVPAHTVAHQGPVYDRPIERPSTQDALIADTSAKLPRPSTPDELRADVLKLISAPNQASKEWVTSQYDRYVRGNSVLAQPSDSGMIRIDESTGRGVSVATDCNSKFVYLDPYRGAQLALAEAYRNVATGGATPVAVSDCLNFGAPTDPGVMWQFEQAVHGLADGCVELGIPVTGGNVSFFNQTGDTAILPTPVIGVLGVIDDVTRRIPTGIGAEAGETLLLLGETHDELDGSAWARELHGHLGGVPPKVDLAREKLLGEILVAGSRDGMISAAHDLSDGGLIQTLVETVLIGQCGARVFLDDGQDPFVQLFSESAGRVLVAVPRTEELRFTEMCTARGLPWRKTGVVDPESGTLELQGITEFTLDELRGAWESTLPALFD, encoded by the coding sequence GTGACCAGCACCGTTGACACCACCGAGCGCGCCGGGGCGACCCCGGACCACAGCCAGCCCTACCGCGAACTGGGCCTCGCCGACGACGAGTACGCCCGGATCCGGGAGATCCTCGGCCGCCGGCCCACCGATGCGGAGCTGGCCATGTACTCGGTCATGTGGAGCGAGCACTGCTCGTACAAGTCCTCCAAGAAGCACCTCCGCTACTTCGGGGAGACCGCCACCGACGAGATGAAGGCCAAGATGCTGGCCGGCATCGGGGAGAACGCCGGCGTCGTCGACATCGGCGAGGGCTGGGCCGTCACCTTCAAGGTCGAGAGCCACAACCACCCGTCCTATGTGGAGCCGTACCAGGGCGCCGCGACCGGGGTCGGCGGCATCGTGCGGGACATCATGGCCATGGGTGCCCGGCCGCTCGCGGTCGCCGACGCGCTGCGCTTCGGTCCGGCCGACGCGCCGGACACCAAGCGCGTGCTGCCCGGTGTGGTCGCCGGCGTCGGCGGGTACGGCAACTGCCTCGGCCTGCCGAACATCGGCGGCGAGCTGGTCTTCGACCCGTCCTACTCGGGCAACCCACTGGTCAACGCCCTCTGCGTCGGCGCGATGCGCGTCGAGGACCTGCACCTCGCCTTCGCGTCCGGCACCGGCAACAAGATCATCCTGTTCGGCGCGCGCACCGGCCTCGACGGCATCGGCGGTGTTTCCGTCCTGGCGAGTGACACCTTTTCGGGTGACGAGTCGGCGTCCGGCCGCAAGAAGCTGCCGAGCGTGCAGGTCGGCGACCCGTTCACCGAGAAGGTGCTCATCGAGTGCTGCCTCGAGCTGTTCGCCCAGAAGCTCGTCGTCGGCATCCAGGACCTCGGCGGCGCCGGGCTGTCCTGCGCGACGTCGGAGCTGGCCGCGGCCGGCGACGGCGGCATGCACATCTACCTCGACCGCGTTCCCTTGCGCGCCACGGGGATGACGCCCGCCGAGGTGCTCTCCAGCGAGTCGCAGGAGCGCATGTGCGCGGTCGTCTCGCCGGAGAACGTCGAGGCGTTCATGGCCGTCTGCCGCAAGTGGGACGTCATCGCCACCGACATCGGCGAGGTCACCGACGGCGAGCACCTGGTCATCACCTGGCACGACGAGGTCGTCGTCGACGTCCCGGCGCACACGGTCGCCCACCAGGGCCCGGTGTACGACCGGCCGATCGAACGACCGTCCACTCAGGACGCGCTGATCGCGGACACCTCGGCGAAGCTGCCGCGTCCGTCCACTCCGGACGAACTGCGCGCGGACGTCCTCAAGCTCATCTCCGCGCCGAACCAGGCGTCGAAGGAATGGGTGACGTCGCAGTACGACCGGTACGTGCGCGGGAACTCCGTGCTGGCGCAGCCGTCGGACTCGGGCATGATCCGGATCGACGAGTCGACCGGCCGCGGCGTCTCGGTGGCGACCGACTGCAACAGCAAGTTCGTCTACCTCGACCCGTACCGCGGCGCGCAGCTCGCGCTGGCGGAGGCGTACCGCAACGTGGCCACCGGCGGCGCGACGCCGGTGGCGGTGTCGGACTGCCTGAACTTCGGCGCCCCCACCGACCCGGGCGTGATGTGGCAGTTCGAGCAGGCCGTGCACGGCCTCGCGGACGGCTGCGTCGAGCTCGGCATCCCGGTCACCGGCGGCAACGTCAGCTTCTTCAACCAGACCGGTGACACGGCGATCCTGCCGACGCCGGTGATCGGCGTCCTCGGCGTGATCGACGACGTCACCCGCCGCATCCCGACCGGCATCGGCGCGGAGGCCGGCGAAACCCTGCTGCTGCTGGGCGAAACGCACGACGAGCTGGACGGCTCGGCGTGGGCCCGCGAGCTGCACGGCCACCTCGGCGGCGTCCCGCCGAAGGTCGACCTGGCCCGCGAGAAGCTGCTGGGCGAGATCCTGGTGGCGGGCTCCCGCGACGGCATGATTTCGGCGGCGCACGACCTGTCGGACGGCGGCCTGATCCAGACACTGGTCGAGACCGTCCTCATCGGACAGTGCGGCGCCCGGGTGTTCCTCGACGACGGCCAGGACCCGTTCGTGCAGCTGTTCTCCGAGTCCGCGGGCCGCGTGCTGGTGGCCGTCCCGCGCACCGAAGAGCTCCGCTTCACCGAGATGTGCACCGCGCGCGGCCTCCCGTGGCGCAAGACCGGCGTGGTCGACCCGGAGTCCGGCACGCTGGAGCTGCAGGGCATCACCGAGTTCACCCTCGACGAGCTGCGCGGAGCCTGGGAGAGCACCCTCCCGGCCCTGTTCGACTGA
- a CDS encoding response regulator transcription factor → MTIRLLLADDQELIRQALRALLDLEPDFEVVASVGRGDEVTAAALAHRPDVALLDIDMPGLDGLAAAAVLTAQVPGCRVVILTTFGRTGYLRRAMEAGAVGFVVKDAPADTLADAIRRVAAGDRVVDPALAAATLAAGESPLTARERDVLIAARSGATVAEIAARLYLAEGTVRNYLSGATTKTGTRNRMEALRVADERGWL, encoded by the coding sequence ATGACGATCAGGCTGCTGCTCGCCGACGACCAGGAGCTGATCCGGCAGGCCCTGCGCGCTTTGCTCGACCTCGAACCGGACTTCGAGGTGGTGGCCTCGGTCGGCCGCGGCGACGAGGTGACGGCCGCGGCGCTGGCGCACCGCCCGGACGTGGCGCTGCTGGACATCGACATGCCCGGGTTGGACGGTCTCGCGGCCGCCGCCGTGCTCACCGCCCAGGTGCCCGGGTGCCGGGTGGTCATCCTGACCACCTTCGGCCGCACCGGCTACCTGCGCCGGGCCATGGAGGCGGGTGCCGTCGGGTTCGTCGTGAAGGACGCCCCGGCCGACACGCTCGCCGACGCCATCCGGCGGGTGGCGGCCGGCGACCGGGTGGTGGACCCGGCTCTCGCCGCCGCGACGCTGGCGGCGGGCGAGTCGCCGCTCACCGCCCGCGAACGCGACGTGCTCATCGCGGCCCGCTCCGGCGCGACCGTGGCCGAGATCGCGGCCCGGCTGTACCTCGCCGAGGGCACCGTGCGGAACTACCTGTCCGGGGCGACGACGAAGACCGGCACCCGCAACCGGATGGAGGCGCTGCGGGTGGCCGACGAGCGCGGCTGGCTGTGA
- a CDS encoding sensor histidine kinase, with amino-acid sequence MDDLRGLDERRRLLLSLGMLCYPFLAAAGLTQYARGAGLVAGYLLLAAVSACYLAIVVASMRSAWRVYWGLLAAMTVLAVLVAPLAHEYVLILVAVIVPSAATRVGVRAAVALVALGAAACVLVPLAVPGWSTGPSWYYAVAVVFTTLLVHAFSRTATANQELREARAEVARLASEAERNRIARDLHDLLGHSLTAITVKSTLARRLAVGAPPAALAEMESVEQLSRQALADVRAAVSGYREVTLAGELARGRELLRAAGVVADLPTAHDGVPQERQELFGWVVREGLTNVVRHARAGRCTVELTASSVEVRDDGTGGPAGSGSGLDGLRARVAAAGGVLTAGPTQPHGWSLRVEAPA; translated from the coding sequence GTGGACGACCTGCGGGGCCTGGACGAACGGCGCCGGCTGCTGCTCTCCCTCGGCATGCTCTGCTACCCGTTCCTGGCGGCGGCGGGCCTCACCCAGTACGCGCGCGGCGCCGGCCTCGTCGCCGGGTACCTGCTGCTGGCCGCCGTCTCCGCCTGCTACCTGGCCATCGTGGTCGCCTCGATGCGCTCCGCGTGGCGGGTCTACTGGGGACTGCTGGCCGCGATGACGGTGCTGGCCGTGCTGGTCGCGCCGCTGGCCCACGAGTACGTGCTGATCCTGGTCGCGGTGATCGTGCCGTCGGCGGCGACGCGCGTCGGCGTCCGGGCGGCGGTGGCGCTCGTGGCGCTGGGCGCCGCGGCTTGCGTGCTGGTGCCGCTGGCCGTGCCCGGCTGGAGCACCGGCCCGAGCTGGTACTACGCCGTGGCCGTCGTTTTCACGACGCTGCTGGTGCACGCCTTCAGCCGCACCGCGACGGCCAACCAGGAGCTGCGCGAAGCCAGGGCCGAGGTGGCCCGGCTGGCCTCCGAAGCCGAGCGCAACCGGATCGCCCGCGACCTGCACGACCTGCTCGGCCACTCGCTCACCGCGATCACCGTGAAGAGCACCCTGGCCCGTCGGCTCGCCGTCGGCGCCCCGCCCGCGGCACTGGCCGAAATGGAATCCGTGGAGCAGCTGTCCCGGCAGGCGCTGGCCGACGTGCGGGCGGCGGTGTCCGGGTACCGCGAGGTCACGCTGGCCGGCGAGCTCGCGCGCGGCCGGGAGCTGCTGCGCGCGGCGGGGGTGGTCGCCGACCTGCCCACCGCCCACGACGGCGTGCCGCAGGAGCGGCAGGAACTGTTCGGCTGGGTGGTCCGGGAAGGGTTGACGAACGTGGTGCGACACGCACGCGCCGGCCGGTGCACGGTGGAGCTGACCGCCTCCTCGGTGGAGGTGCGCGACGACGGGACCGGCGGTCCGGCCGGCTCGGGGTCCGGGCTGGACGGCCTGCGCGCCCGGGTGGCCGCGGCCGGTGGCGTGCTGACCGCCGGGCCCACGCAGCCGCACGGCTGGTCCCTGCGGGTGGAGGCGCCGGCATGA
- a CDS encoding pentapeptide repeat-containing protein — MKLWRSPLAWTFLASVVLLLGVGGWLLADPATSRSEALKTGGLAGGAVVALYALWLNDRRRRVEERRQDIERRRHELEAQRAEQDRERVADERFAKSVELLGHDADQVRVGALHALAGLARSRPDYTQTVLDVLCSYLRRPFEHPGSPSDDPELNRELTVRLTAQRLVSDLLPARDADAVAYDLDLTGARLEYLNLAGKLIGGLLLRYASLRSTTNLSGCRFTGGVYFTAAGTTTGRQVGYFRCRGAVFESRAWFSGTKFAESVDFTGTTFAGPANFKDAKFAEDADFTDVVVTESLDLRRTSFLGHADLRFASLPESVSLYNTLVRTEKDVRLPEAWAQEGLPDGKARVVAKAG, encoded by the coding sequence TTGAAGCTGTGGCGATCACCGCTGGCCTGGACGTTCCTGGCGTCGGTGGTGCTGCTGCTCGGGGTCGGCGGCTGGCTGCTGGCCGACCCCGCCACCAGCCGCAGTGAGGCGCTGAAGACGGGCGGCCTGGCGGGCGGCGCGGTCGTGGCGCTGTACGCGTTGTGGCTGAACGACCGCCGCCGCCGGGTCGAGGAGCGACGGCAGGACATCGAGCGGCGGCGGCACGAACTCGAGGCGCAGCGCGCGGAACAGGACCGCGAGCGGGTCGCCGACGAGCGGTTCGCCAAGTCGGTCGAGCTGCTCGGGCACGACGCCGACCAGGTGCGCGTGGGGGCGCTGCACGCGCTGGCGGGGCTGGCGAGGAGCAGGCCGGACTACACGCAGACGGTGCTGGACGTGCTGTGCTCGTACCTGCGGCGGCCGTTCGAGCATCCCGGATCCCCGTCGGACGATCCCGAACTGAACCGCGAACTGACGGTCCGGCTCACAGCGCAGCGGCTGGTGTCCGACCTGCTCCCGGCGCGCGACGCCGACGCCGTGGCCTACGACCTCGACCTGACCGGCGCCCGGCTCGAGTACCTCAACCTCGCCGGCAAGCTGATCGGCGGCCTGCTGCTGCGGTACGCGTCGCTGCGCAGCACCACGAACCTCAGCGGCTGCCGCTTCACGGGCGGGGTCTACTTCACCGCCGCGGGCACCACAACCGGCCGCCAGGTGGGCTACTTCCGTTGCCGCGGCGCGGTTTTCGAGAGCCGCGCGTGGTTCAGCGGGACGAAGTTCGCCGAGAGCGTGGACTTCACCGGGACGACCTTCGCCGGCCCGGCGAACTTCAAGGACGCGAAGTTCGCCGAGGACGCCGATTTCACCGACGTGGTCGTCACCGAGTCGCTCGACCTGCGGCGCACGTCCTTCCTCGGGCACGCCGACCTGCGGTTCGCTTCGCTGCCGGAGTCGGTCTCGCTCTACAACACGCTGGTGCGGACGGAGAAGGACGTGCGGCTGCCGGAAGCGTGGGCGCAGGAAGGGCTGCCCGACGGGAAAGCGCGGGTCGTCGCCAAGGCGGGCTGA
- a CDS encoding lysozyme, with product MSTSRRGRLFAALVVPATLLLLGSTAQAATISPEVDPVAAINADIAQNNHELGSQIRRVEGDKSTPDSQKAAQQPQPGQAIPGQVLATVAGMDVASYQGNVDWANWWNQGKRFVWTKATESTSYTNPYFAQQYNGSYNQGFIRGAYHFATPNTASGAAQARYFVAHGGGWSKDGKTLPGALDMEYNPYGATCYGLSKAGMTSWILDFHDTYHSLTGRYPVIYTSQSWWSSCVSGDFSSTAPLWVARYASSVGTLPYNWGYYTVWQYTSSPLDQDTFNGAYDRLQALANG from the coding sequence ATGTCCACCTCCCGAAGAGGGCGGCTGTTCGCTGCCCTGGTCGTCCCGGCCACGCTGCTCCTGCTCGGCAGCACGGCGCAGGCGGCGACCATCTCCCCCGAAGTCGACCCCGTGGCCGCGATCAACGCGGACATCGCGCAGAACAACCACGAACTGGGGTCCCAGATCCGGCGCGTCGAAGGCGACAAGTCGACTCCGGACTCGCAGAAGGCGGCGCAGCAGCCGCAACCCGGCCAGGCCATCCCGGGCCAGGTGCTGGCCACCGTGGCCGGCATGGACGTCGCCAGCTACCAGGGCAACGTCGACTGGGCGAACTGGTGGAACCAGGGCAAGCGGTTCGTCTGGACCAAAGCCACGGAGAGCACCAGCTACACCAACCCGTACTTCGCCCAGCAGTACAACGGCTCCTACAACCAGGGCTTCATCCGCGGCGCCTACCACTTCGCCACGCCGAACACCGCGAGCGGCGCGGCGCAGGCCCGCTACTTCGTCGCCCACGGCGGTGGCTGGTCGAAGGACGGCAAGACCCTGCCCGGCGCGCTGGACATGGAGTACAACCCGTACGGCGCGACCTGCTACGGGCTGAGCAAGGCCGGGATGACGTCGTGGATCCTCGACTTCCACGACACCTACCACTCGCTGACCGGCCGCTACCCGGTGATCTACACGTCGCAGAGCTGGTGGAGCAGCTGCGTGAGCGGTGACTTCTCCAGCACCGCCCCGCTGTGGGTCGCCCGCTACGCGTCGTCGGTCGGCACGCTGCCCTACAACTGGGGCTACTACACCGTCTGGCAGTACACCTCGAGCCCGCTCGACCAGGACACCTTCAACGGTGCCTACGACCGGCTCCAGGCCCTCGCCAACGGCTGA
- a CDS encoding lysozyme, producing MKRRSLPFAAVLASVLLLGGQTPAKAADPYAGAEDHYAGSQIAAVEGVGEVPDVLYGGDDQQLGHDVSGHQGPVDWPGAAGAGAKFVYVKATEGTGFVNPQFAQQYNGSYQVGLIRGAYHFARPDISDGASQARYFLAHGGGWSADGKTLPGALDAEYNPYGETCYGKDAAGMVAWIRAFSDTYRAATGRYPTIYTSTSWWKRCTANNGGFGANPLWIARYNTFIGELPAGWNSHTIWQFADRGTLPGDQNWFNGPADRLLALALG from the coding sequence GTGAAACGACGTTCGCTGCCCTTCGCCGCCGTCCTCGCGTCCGTCCTGCTCCTGGGCGGGCAGACGCCGGCGAAGGCCGCAGACCCCTACGCCGGCGCGGAGGACCACTACGCGGGTTCGCAGATCGCCGCGGTCGAGGGCGTCGGCGAGGTTCCCGACGTGCTGTACGGCGGGGACGACCAGCAGCTCGGGCACGACGTGAGCGGGCACCAGGGTCCGGTCGACTGGCCCGGCGCCGCCGGAGCGGGCGCGAAGTTCGTCTACGTCAAGGCGACCGAGGGCACCGGGTTCGTGAACCCGCAGTTCGCGCAGCAGTACAACGGCTCGTACCAGGTGGGCCTGATCCGCGGCGCCTACCACTTCGCGCGGCCCGACATCTCCGACGGCGCTTCGCAGGCCCGGTACTTCCTCGCCCACGGCGGCGGCTGGTCGGCCGACGGCAAGACCCTGCCCGGCGCGCTCGACGCGGAGTACAACCCGTACGGCGAAACCTGTTACGGCAAGGACGCCGCCGGCATGGTCGCCTGGATCCGCGCGTTCTCCGACACCTACCGGGCGGCGACCGGCCGGTACCCGACGATCTACACGTCGACGAGCTGGTGGAAGCGCTGCACCGCGAACAACGGCGGTTTCGGCGCGAACCCGCTCTGGATCGCGCGCTACAACACCTTCATCGGCGAACTGCCCGCCGGCTGGAACAGCCACACGATCTGGCAGTTCGCCGACCGCGGCACGCTGCCCGGCGACCAGAACTGGTTCAACGGCCCGGCGGACCGGCTGCTGGCCCTGGCGCTGGGCTGA
- a CDS encoding type VII secretion system-associated protein: protein MTMAQRDEADRMVSQQPTGSGADRPGRHGKHNRAARREGQQARRTGKHGTPEITAEMRANARANPNSWLYVIDEAFDPNGPVPSWAVVGAYPVNGAGDVVADFHPNDRYRPSPKALGFPDPATDLEHLLQLVRTEHRPPSDLPKAVLDATLFVYAMSPVQRTVIGFHNTDGRVMVPAYTRKALVPREWPHARAVVGRDIVDLLGGHPVAINPHDLVTAVVPAEHLLKALADERR from the coding sequence ATGACGATGGCGCAGCGGGACGAGGCGGATCGGATGGTTTCGCAGCAGCCCACCGGAAGCGGAGCCGATCGCCCCGGCAGGCACGGCAAGCACAACCGGGCCGCGCGGCGCGAAGGGCAGCAGGCGCGGCGCACCGGCAAGCACGGCACGCCCGAGATCACCGCGGAGATGCGCGCGAACGCCCGCGCGAACCCCAACAGCTGGCTGTACGTCATCGACGAAGCCTTCGACCCGAACGGCCCGGTGCCGTCGTGGGCGGTCGTCGGCGCGTACCCGGTGAACGGCGCCGGTGACGTCGTCGCCGACTTCCACCCCAACGACCGCTACCGGCCCTCGCCGAAGGCGCTCGGCTTCCCGGACCCGGCCACCGACCTCGAGCACCTGCTGCAGCTGGTGCGCACCGAGCACCGGCCGCCGTCGGACCTGCCGAAGGCGGTCCTCGACGCGACGCTGTTCGTCTACGCGATGTCGCCGGTGCAGCGGACCGTCATCGGCTTCCACAACACCGACGGCCGGGTCATGGTGCCCGCCTACACCCGCAAGGCGCTGGTGCCGCGGGAGTGGCCGCACGCGCGGGCCGTGGTCGGCCGCGACATCGTCGACCTGCTCGGCGGGCACCCGGTCGCGATCAACCCGCACGACCTCGTCACCGCCGTCGTGCCGGCCGAGCACCTGCTGAAGGCCCTCGCCGACGAGCGGCGCTGA